Proteins from a single region of Pyrus communis chromosome 6, drPyrComm1.1, whole genome shotgun sequence:
- the LOC137737049 gene encoding transmembrane 9 superfamily member 3 — protein MKNLPTALLLAVLIVCTATLVRSDASDHRYNEGDAVPLYANKVGPFHNPSETYRYFDLPFCSAGDVKEKREALGEVLNGDRLVSAPYNLEFRKDKDSEVACKRTLTKEEVVQFRTAVKKDYYFQMYYDDLPIWGFLGKVDKEGKTDPREYKYFLYKHIQFDARYNKDHVIEITAKMDPHSVVDLTEDKDVDADFMYSVKWSDTNIPFENRMDKYSQSSSLPHHLEIHWFSIINSCVTVLLLTGFLATILMRVLKNDFMKYAQDEEAADDQEETGWKYIHGDVFRFPQHKSLFAAAHGSGTQLFTLTIFIFMLALVGVFYPYNRGALFTALVVIYALTSGIAGYTATSFYCQLEGKNWVRNLLLTGCLFCGPLFLTFCFLNTVAIAYSATAALPFGTIVVIVLIWTLVTSPLLVLGGIAGKNSKAEFQAPVRTTKYPREIPPLPWYRTTIPQMAMAGFLPFSAIYIELYYIFASVWGHRIYTIYSILFIVFIILLIVTAFITVALTYFQLAAEDHGWWWRSFLCGGSTGLFIYGYCLYYYYARSDMTGFMQTSFFFGYMACICYGFFLMLGTVGFRAALLFVRHIYKSIKCE, from the exons ATGAAGAACCTCCCTACCGCTCTTCTACTCGCCGTTCTAATCGTGTGCACCGCTACTCTCGTGAGATCGGACGCTTCCGACCACCGCTACAACGAAGGCGACGCCGTCCCCCTCTACGCCAACAAAGTCGGCCCCTTCCACAACCCCAG CGAAACGTATCGGTATTTTGATCTGCCCTTCTGCTCAGCAG GTGATGTGAAGGAGAAGAGGGAGGCGCTCGGAGAGGTGTTGAATGGGGATCGGCTTGTTAGTGCTCCCTATAATCTTGAGTTCAGAAAAGATAAGGACTCTGAGGTTGCTTGTAAAAGGACGCTGACCAAGGAAGAAGTTGTGCAGTTTCGAACTGCTGTGAAAAAAGACTACTACTTCCAAATGTATTATGATGATTTGCCCATCTGGGGCTTTTTGGGAAAGGTTGACAAGGAAGGAAAAACTGACCCGAGGGAGTACAAATATTTCCTTTACAAGCATATCCAATTTGATGCTCGGTACAATAAAGACCATGTGATTGAAATCACTGCCAAGATGGATCCTCATTCTGTTGTAGACTTGACAGAGGACAAGGATGTTGATGCAGATTTCATGTACAGTGTAAAATGGTCGGATACAAACATTCCCTTCGAGAATAGAATGGATAAATACTCACAGTCCTCTTCACTGCCACATCACTTGGAAATTCATTGGTTCTCAATCATAAATTCATGCGTCACGGTTCTCCTTTTGACGGGTTTTCTTGCAACGATTCTCATGCGAGTCCTGAAGAACGATTTCATGAA GTATGCACAAGATGAGGAAGCTGCTGATGACCAAGAAGAGACTGGATGGAAGTACATTCATGGTGATGTTTTCCGGTTCCCCCAGCACAAATCTTTGTTTGCTGCTGCCCATGGTTCTGGAACCCAGCTGTTCACTCT CACAATATTCATCTTTATGCTTGCACTGGTTGGTGTATTTTATCCATACAACCGAGGAGCTTTATTCACTGCGCTTGTGGTCATATATGCACTGACTTCTGGCATTGCGGGATATACTGCAACTTCTTTCTATTGTCAGCTTGAAGGAAAAAACTGG GTGAGAAATTTGTTACTTACTGGGTGCCTTTTCTGCGGGCCTCTGTTCCTGACTTTCTGCTTCCTTAACACTGTTGCAATTGCTTATAGTGCAACCGCAGCTCTTCCTTTTGGTACTATTGTGGTAATTGTTCTTATTTGGACATTGGTAACATCACCATTGCTTGTTTTGGGTGGTATTGCCGGGAAAAACAGCAAGGCTGAGTTCCAAGCTCCTGTTCGCACCACAAAGTATCCTCGAGAAATTCCACCTCTTCCATGGTACAGGACTACCATTCCTCAGATGGCAATGGCTGGGTTTCTCCCTTTCAGTGCAATATACATTGAACTTTACTACATATTTGCCAGCGTCTGGGGTCACAGGATTTACACAATCTACAGCATCCTGTTTATTGTATTTATTATTCTTTTGATTGTCACTGCCTTTATAACTGTGGCTTTGACCTATTTCCAACTTGCTGCTGAAGATCATGGGTGGTGGTGGAG GTCTTTCCTATGCGGTGGCTCTACCGGCCTCTTCATCTATGGCTATTGCTTGTATTATTACTACGCCCGTTCAGATATGACTGGCTTTATGCAAACGTCTTTCTTCTTCGGTTACATGGCTTGCATTTGCTACGGCTTCTTCCTCATGCTTGGCACCGTAGGTTTCCGAGCAGCTTTGCTGTTTGTTCGTCACATTTACAAGTCCATCAAGTGTGAGTAG